The Thermococcus alcaliphilus sequence GAATGTTATACCCTAGAAAGCCTCGCAGAGTCTTTATATGGGAGTGAATATATTGGAATAGTAGAGGTGAGGGGAGAGCTAAACAGGATGTTCTACCTTTTTCCTGAGAGGGTGGAGTTTGAAGAGGCGCTTGAGTTTGATGTTTTTACTCCCGAGGGATTAAAATATCTCCTTAAGCTCATATGCAAGGGCAAAATAGACCCAAAGAAGCGCAGGAGATTCTCCATGATGACCTTTTTGGTCTCTATGGTGGGAGGTGTTGTTACATCTGCGTTCTTCGAGCCTAAAAGTTATTGGGACTTCTTGCTCTCCTCAGTTCTGATTGCAATAGTGGTGTTTCTGATGGCATTCCTGATGGGGCAACCATTCCTGCTTTTGCAGTTTAGAGGAGTTAGATTAGTAGAGAAGAAAAAGAAGACTAAAATCACAAAGATAAGCTTCCCGCCATCAGCTTTAGAATTTTTAGAAAAGAAATAAAACCCTAGCGTCCAAGCTCTTTGTGCGCTTTTGCTAAGTGCTTTGCCGCTATGGCTGCCAACAAAGAGAGCTCTCCTGCTAATACTGCACCTGCAACAATCTCCGCAAACTTCTTTGCATTCGTTCCTGGTGGCTCTCCACCGCCTGCAACGCCCATGATGCTTAATGCTTCCCTCTGCGTAGGAACTCTCGTTCCTCCACCTACTGTTCCGATTTCGAGGCTCGGCATTGTTATGCTTATGTATAAATCTCCCTCAGGAGTGACTTCTGCAAGGGTTATTCCATGGGAGCCTTCGGTTATTTGGGCTTCATCCTGGCCAGTTGCTAAGAATATTGCCCCCACAATGTTTCCAAAATGGGCGTTGAATCCATAACTTCCAGCCTGGGCTGAGCCTACGAGATTTTTCCTATAGTTTACTTCCGCTATGAGTTCCGGCGTTGTCTTGAGCTTTTTCTCCACGATCTCCCTTGGAATGATCGCCTCGGCTATCACTGTTTTTCCCCTTCCGTTGATGAAGTTCATTGCGTTGGGCTTCTTATCAACGCAGAGGTTTCCAGAAAGGGCTAGGTACTTAACATCCGGGAAGTGCTCTTCGATAACCTTCATTATCTCTTCACTTGCTATCGTGACCATGTTCATCCCCATAGCATCGCCTGTCTCGAACTCAAACCTCAAATAGAGATTGTTGCCCACAATGTATGGCCTAACTCCCCTAAGCTTTCCATGCCTAGTTACTTTTGAAACCGCTTTCTCTTGGAGATATTCGAGGTTTTCTTCGACCCATTGGGCAACTTCTCTAGCCCTTCTTGCATCGGGGCATTTTAAAAGAGGCGCCCTTGTCATTTTGTCGTCGATTATGGTTGTTTTCACGCCACCTGCAGCAGTTAAAGCTGAGCACCCTCTATTAACGCTTGCAACTAGGGCCCCTTCGGTTGTCGCCAAGGGAATATAGAACTCTCCTTTGGCATATTCACCATTTATCTTTAAGGGCCCGGCCACTCCCATTGGTATCTGGACAACTCCAATCATGTTTTCTATGTTCTTTCCAATAACTTCCTCAGGGTCGATAGAGTAATGCCCGATGTTTTTGAGGGATATTCCCAATTTTTTCTCAAGGGCTTTTCTTCTTATCTCAGTTGCAAGCCTTTTGCTTCCGGTATATTTTTCCACTTGGTGAAGCTTAATTTCTCCACTGGCTACCTTTTCGATAAGTTCTTCCAAGTTCATCTTCCTACCCCCAAAAGAGATTTCAGATCTTTTTAACCTTCCTAAATATCCATTCCTCTAATATCTCTCCGGCCTCATAAAACGCTATAGCCGCATCGCTTCTTGGTTTATATGCAAGTACTGGGATTCCCACGTTTATGGATTCCGGAACATACTCATCAAATGGTATTACCCCAACAACCGGCAGGCCAACGTTTTCAGTGATCTCGTCTATTATGTGGTCTATAACATCTTCCGATTCCCTGACCTTGTTTAGCACTACCCCAATCTTTAACCCATATTCCTCGCCTATTGCCTTAAGCTTGTTAATTTCATTCTCCACCATTGTTTCAAAGGAATAAATCGGTGATCTTTCAACTTCAACAGCTATTATTTGATAGTCAGCAACTTCAAAAGTTGGAAGGGTATCAAAGGGAATTCCAGTGGGAGAATCAACAAAAACCACCGGAAACTTATACCTCATCTGCTCGACGATATCCCTTAATCTTTTGGGTGATATACCTATTACATCCTGCAGCCTAGTACTACCGGGCATCACGTTAACTCCAGTCTTTGCATGTTTGTAGATTGCCCACTCCGGATCAACTTCGGGATTTTTGAGAAGGGAATGGACAGTATAGTTGACATTCTCCAAAGCAAAATGGAAGCCGAGATTGGGCAAGAAGAGATCACCATCTATAGCTAAAGTCCTATACTCCTTTTGAGCAAAATACACGCTTAGATTTGCAGTGGTTGTGGTTTTACCAGCTCCCCCTCTCCCGGTAACGATTATAACCGGCATTACTCACACTTCCTTGATAGGCGAGTCTTTAAAGCAGTGACAAAGTCGCTAAATTATTGCAGTGATAGACACACTACTTCTATTACAAAATGAAATATAAGATTTTCGTATAAAAGGGGAAGAAATGAAAGAATCAACCAATAATTTCTCCGAATGCAAACTTCTGTTTCACGGAATTTATAACAATCTCTACCTCATCCCCCACTTTTGTATTGGGGACAAAAATCACAAAGCCCTTAATTCTTGCTATTCCATCTCCACCTTTTCCAAGGGCTTCTATCTTTACCTTGTATCTTTCTCCAACTTTAACTGGAGGCAGTCTTGGGCCTCCTCTGTCCATCCTTCTCTTTCCAAATTTCCTATCCTCCAATTCAGACACCACCAAGCAAGTATCTGCAATCTTAATTGTGATGATGCTGGTATTTAAAATTTTTGGTGGTTTCACAACTTTTTCAAACCTTTTGTTGCTTAATTTCGCTTTTTCCTTCTGAAAAACCGAGGCCAACGGCTGAGTATTTTATGGAGACAAAAAGCTTTATATCACAAAACAATGAAGATATTAATGTTAAAAAATCTGTGGAGATGGTAACCATGGGCGAAAAAATGACCGCTATCATGAAAACTAAGCCCGCTTACGGTGCTGAACTTGTTGAAGTTGATGTTCCACAGCCAAAAGAAGGGGAAGTCCTCATCAAGGTTCTTGCAACCAGCATCTGCGGAACCGATCTTCATATCTATGAGTGGAATGAATGGGCACAGAGCAGAATAAAGCCCCCCCAGATAATGGGCCACGAAGTCGCTGGAGAGGTTGTGGAAGTTGGAAAAGGAGTGGATGACATTCAAGTAGGTGACTACATCTCTGCAGAAACGCATATAGTTTGCGGAAAATGCTACCAATGTAAAACCGGCAACTACCATGTTTGTCAGAACACTAAAATATTTGGAGTGGACACCGATGGTGTCTTTGCGGAATATGCGATAGTCCCAGCCCAGAATGCATGGAAAAATCCAAAGGAGATTCCCCCAGAATACGCAACCCTCCAAGAGCCCTTGGGTAATGCCGTCGATACAGTTTTAGCTGGACCAATTTCAGGTAAAACTGTTCTCATAACCGGTGCTGGACCATTAGGTCTTCTAGGCATAACGGTAGCGAAGGCAAGTGGAGCTTCTCTGGTAATAGTGAGCGAGCCGAGTGACTTCAGAAGAGAGCTGGCTAAAAAAGTGGGTGCTGATGTGGTTATAAACCCCATGGAAGAGGATGTTGTTAAGGAAGTGAAAGACCTAACAGATGGCAATGGAGTTGACGTTTTTCTTGAATTCAGCGGTGCTCCAAAAGCCCTTGAACAGGGACTGCAGGCAGTTACCCCGGCAGGAAGGGTTAGTCTTCTAGGTCTCTTCCCGAGGGAAGTCACATTCGACATTAACAACCTCGTTATCTTCAAAGCACTGGAAGTTCATGGAATTACCGGAAGGCACCTATGGCAAACTTGGTACACTGTCTCCAACCTCCTTAGAAGCGGAAAGCTCAATTTAGACCCGATAATCACGCACAAGTACAAGGGATTCGATAAGTTTGAGGAAGCTTTTGAGCTCATGCGGGCTGGAAAAACAGGTAAGGTTGTGTTCTTCCCCCACAAGCACTGACTTTTCTAACCCTTTTATCTTTACCACCGCAATTTTTAAGTAAGTCTTGTGAGACTTCTTTCGGGGGGTTGATAATGGAATTAAGCTATCAAGAAAGATTAACTCTCATCAAGCTCAGGGATTTAAAAAAGGCGAAATTTGAAGACCTAGTTAAAGAGACCGGACTTGACCAGGTAGCGGTAATGAGAGCCGTTCTCTGGCTCCAGAGCAAGGGGCTTGCAAAGCTCCATGAAAGACAGAAGAGAATCGTAAGGATAACAGAACTGGGAAGAAAATATGCAAAAATTGGACTTCCAGAAAGGAGAGCCTTGAAACTGCTTGTTGAGAGGGGCAAAGTTTCTCTTGATGAGTTAAGGGGAGTACTGAGTGAGGATGAGCTTAGGCCTATAGTTGGAATCTTAAGGAGAGAAGGATGGGCGAATGTCAGAAAGGAGGATGGAAACCTCGTTCTTGAGGTCACTGAAAAGGGGAGAGCAGCGATTTCTGAGGAGAGACCAATCGACAAAGCATTGAAAATCCTTGCAGAAATAGGGGAAGTTGAGGCAAAAGAGCTTGAAAAGCTCATCCCTATTAAGGAGCTGAAGAGCAGAAAAATTGGGGAAGAAGACACTAAGGCGGAGAGAGAGGTAGAGATCACAGAGGAAGGGATGAAACTCGCTGAGAGTGGTCTTGAGCTCAAGAAAGAGGTCTCAGTTTTAACTCCAGAGCTCATAAAGAGTGGGGAATGGAGAAAGGTTGAGTTCAAACGCTTTAACATTCAAGCCCCTGTGAGGAGAGTCTATCCTGGCAAAAAGCAACCTTATAGGGTTTTCCTCGATAAGATAAGAAGAAAACTTATAGAGATGGGCTTTATTGAGATGACTGCAGAAAGCCTAATAGAGACTCAATTCTGGAACTTTGATGCTTTGTTCCAGCCACAGAATCATCCAGCGAGGGATTGGACGGATACTTATCAGCTGAAGTATCCAAAATATGGCTCTCTCCCGGATGAGGAGCTCGTGGAAAAGGTTAGGGCATCTCATGAACACGGATGGACAACGGGCTCAAGAGGATGGGGATACAAGTGGGATCCAAGAATGGCCATGCTTTTAATGCCCAGAGCCCATGCAACCGCCCTGAGTGCAAGACAGCTTGGCAAAGGTGTCCAAATACCGGGTAAGTACTTCGCTATTCAAAGAGTTTTTAGGCCAGACGTTTTGGACAGAACACACCTAATAGAGTTCAACCAAGTTGATGGATTCGTTGTGGATGAGAGCTTAACATTCAAACACCTCCTCGGAATCTTGAAGAGGTTTGCGGTTGAAATCGCTGGAGCAAAGAAGGTTAAGTTCCTTCCAGATTATTACCCCTTCACAGAGCCGAGCGTTCAAATGAGTGCCTATCACGAAGAGCTTGGATGGGTAGAATTTGGGGGAGCGGGAATATTCAGAGAAGAGATGACAAAACCGCTTGGAATAGACGTGCCAGTAATTGCATGGGGAATCGGTATCGACAGATTGGCCATGTTTAAGCTGGGAATAGACGACATAAGATACCTCTTCAGCTATGACTTAAAGTGGTTGAGAGAGGCTAAACTGGTGTGGTGATGAAAGATGCCGAAGTTCGATGTTGCCAAGCATGACTTGGAGAGATTAATTGGGAAAGAATTCACGGTCGAAGAGTGGGAAGACTTATTCCTCTATGCAAAATGCGAGCTTGACGATATGTGGGAGCACGAAGGTAAGATATACTTCAAGGCAGATGCCAAAGATACGAACAGGCCTGATTTGTGGAGTGCCGAGGGAATAGCGAGACAGGTAAAATGGGCCCTTGGAATGGCAAAAGGATTGCCGAACTATGAGATCGAAAAAAGCGACGTTGTCGTTTACGTGGATGAAAAATTGAAAGATATAAGACCCTATGGAGTTTATGCCATAGTTGAGAACCTTGAACTTGATGAAGAAGCCTTGAGACAGATAATCCAGCTTCAGGAGAAAGTGGCGCTCACCTTTGGAAGGAGAAGAAGGGAAGTTGCCATAGGAACGTTCGACTTCGGTAAGCTCAAGCCTCCTTTCTACTACAAAGCTGTTGAGCCAGATAAAATAAGATTTATTCCATTAAACAGCGACCGAGAAATGAGTGCTGATGAGATACTTGAGGAGCACGAAAAGGGGAAGGAATACGGCCACTTGATTAAAGGAAAGTCCTATTATCCATTGCTTGTTGACAGGGAAGGAAACGTTCTCTCAATGCCCCCGGTTATAAACTCCGAAACTCATGGGAAGGTCACTGAAGAGACCAAGAGCATCTTCATAGACATCACGGGATGGGATCTTAACAAGATCATGCTTGCTTTGAATGTAATTGTAACTGCCTTAGCTGAACGTGGCGGAAAAATAAGGAGCGTCAAGGTAGTTTACAAGGATTTCGAGATAGAAACTCCCGATTTGACTCCCAAGGAGTTCGAAGTTGATCTTGGCTACATCAAAAGACTTGCGGGAGTTGAGCTCAGCGATGAGGAGATAAAGGACCTACTTGAGCGCATGATGTATGAGGTTGAAATCGTTGATGGAAAGGCAAAGCTGAAGTATCCAGCATTTAGAGACGACATAATGCATGCAAGAGACGTTTTGGAGGACGTCCTCATTGCATACGGATACAACAACATTGTTCCAGAAGAGCCAAAGCTTGCCGTTCAAGGAAAGGGAGACGATTTTATAGAGTTTGAAAACGCTGTGAGAGATCTTATGGTTGGCTTTGGCCTCCAAGAGGTTATGACATTCAACCTCACGAATAAGGAAGCCCAGTTTGACAAAATGAACATTTCAGAGGAGGAAATAGTGGAGATTGAGAATCCGATAAGCCAGAAATGGTCTGCGTTGAGAAAATGGCTCCTTCCAAGCCTGATGGAATTCCTAAGCCAGAATACCCATGAGGAATATCCTCAGAAGATCTTTGAGGTTGGTAAGGTGACCCTCATAGACGAAAGCAGAGAAACAAAGACTGTCAGCGAGAGCAAACTTGCCGTTGCCCTTGCTCATCCCAAAGTAACCTTCACAGAAGCAAAAGAAATCCTCGACAGCCTAATGCGTCACCTTGGTGCTGAATACGAGCTCAAAGAAATAGAACACGGCTCTTTTATTCCCGGTAGAGTGGGAGAGATAATAGTTGATGGGAAGAGCATTGGGATAATAGGAGAGATCCATCCACAGGTGCTTGAAAACTGGGGAATAGAGATGCCGATAGCGGCATTTGAGATTTTCCTAAGGCCTTTCTACAAGGGAAGTTTTCTCTGATTTTCTTCCCTTTCTCTTAAATAAAAAGGAGTTAAAAAGACCTCCCTTCTCGGAGAAATTTCTTTGCAAATGTAAACATGATATCAAAGTTGATTAAGCACTCCATAGTCTCTATATCGATCTCAGTCACCATTTTATCACCCCCAATTTTCTTTAAGGAGTAGGGGTTTTAGCTTTTATCCTATTTTCGTTGTCAAATTTCCAAAAACATTCCGGAACAAACTCGAATATATAGACATATTGACCTTGATATTTGTAAAGAGAATAAGACGGACAACCCTTTTATAGCCCCACTCAAATTTCCAATCATGAGGGTAGCTTTGAAAATTGCCTACGACGGGAGGAGGTTTTACGGCTTTCAAAGGCAGCCCAACTTAAGAACCGTTGAAGGCGAGATAATCAGGGTATTAACTAAGCTCGGAATAATTGAAAACCCCAAAGATGCCAACTTTAAGGGGGCTTCAAGGACTGACAGAGGGGTTTCTGCCTTTGGAAACGTTGTTGCGTTTAACACTTCCAAACCTGAACTAACGTCTCCGAGAATTTTGAATCATCACTTGAGAGATGTTTGGGTTTTAGGGAGGGCACAGGTTCCAGAAGATTTTCATCCAAGATTCTGGAGCAAAGGAAAGGTGTATAGGTACTACCTCCTCAATGAGGGGTTTGATATTGAGAAAATGAAATCCTGTGCTGAAATTTTTGTAGGGGTTCACGACTTCTCAAACTTTGCCAAGCTTGAGGAGGATAAAAACCCTATAAGAAAGATAGACAGGATTGAAATACTCCAAAGGGGAAACGTAATTACAGTTGAAATTGAGGGGGAGAGCTTTCTCTGGGAAATGGTGAGAAGGATTATAACGGCTCTCAAGCTCTGCGCCTCTGGCGCTCTCTCAATAGAAGAAGTGAAAAGAATGCTGAAAGAGGAAGTTGACAAAAAGCTCCCTCCTGCCCCTCCAGAAAACCTCGTCCTGTGGGAAGTTAAGTACAATAAGATATTCTTTGAAAAAGATCCTTATGCAGTTGAAAAGGCAAAAAGAGAATTCTTTGAGAGGTTTGCTCAACACTTAATAACAGCGAGCATTTTTGAAGACTGGTTCACTTCTTTATGAGCTTCTCGAGCTCCTTGTCATAGTATCTGCCATAGTACTGCCTCAAGGCTTTTTGTCTCTCTATGAAGTGAGTAAAGAGCAGTGGATCTTCATCTTTCACGTCAACTATAACAGCACCGCTCCCACCTTTAGGTCTTAGTGCTCTTCCTATTGTTTGAATCGTCATTATATCACTTTTCCCTCCGCCAGCTAGTATTATAGCGGAAATTTCTGGGATATCTACCCCTTCTTTCAATAGCGTAGAGACCAAAACGTTAATCTCGCCATTTTTGAACTTTTCAAAAATCTCCCACCTGTTTGGACTCTGAGAGCTCAAAAACTCGGCATTTATGCCCTTCTTCTTAAGCATCTCCACAAGGATCTTTCCGTGTTCAATCCTCTTAACGTCTATTAAGACACGATGGCCTTGTTTCGCAAGCTTATATGCAGTCTCAACTATAGCCTTGTTTCTCTCTTCATTTTCCATGATTATTTCTTCATAAAGTTCCTTGTAGCGATCTGCTAACGGCGGCATGAAGGACTCATATTCAATTACTTTAAACCTTGGCTTTGCCAGGAACTTTTCTTTTATCAGGTCTTCGGCTTTAACTTCATAGATTATTGGTCCTATCGCCCCTTCTATCTTTAGCTCTTCTCCTTTAATTCTCCTCCATGGAGTTGCAGAGAGACCAAACCTAAATCTCTGGGGGAGGCTTATTCCAAGTTCATAGAACTTTTCTGCGGCAGAAGTCCTGTGGCATTCATCAAACACAACCACCGCATATGGGAGCTGGAGCTTATCAACACCTCTAGAGAGAAGGGTTTGTATCATAGCCACCGTCACCGGCTTTTCTATCCAGTTGTTATCCCCTACAAGTCCGGGCTCAATTCCGAGAACTCGCCTTATATTCTCAGCCCACTGATAAAGAAGTTCCTTGGTGTGCACAACAACGAGGGCTGATAGGTTAAGCTCATAGATAATTCTCAGCCCTATTATTGTTTTTCCACTCCCCACGGGTAACGCTAAGACTCCCATACCGGATTTTAATGCTTTTTTAACGGCTTTTTCTTGATACTTTCTTAGCTTATACTCTTCGTTCCATGTTGCGTTTATCTCTATTCCTTCAATTTTTCTTTCGTCAATTACCCTAACCCTGTACCCTTTTGAGTTCAAAAGTTGCTTTACACGGGGAATTAACCCCACGGGAAAGGACTTTGTGTGAGGGTCGTATAGGCTCTCAGGCTTCTCCCATTTGCCGAAACTTTTTCGGTAAGTTAGCTCCTCATATATCATAAAGTATATCTTAGGATCAGCCTTCTCAATATACACCAGTGCAGATTTATCCGGGATTCTCAACACCACGGTCTTCATAGCAACTCAAAAGAAATTTTTGGAATTCCCCCTTTATAGCTCTTTCTCTATCATTTTGAAAAATATTCAAAAATAAACACAAAAAATGAAAACCTCCAAAAAGTTTATCACGATACAAGCAGAGTTTGAATGGGTGGTGTCATGATACGGGAGATATTAAACCAATTTCATGATGAGCTTATTATCGTTGAGAAGCCCGCTAGTAAAAAGTTTGAGATAACGAGCTATCTTCTTCAGCATAAAACTAAGCCCGTTCTGTTTAAAGATGTCGATGGATGGGAAGTTGCAGGCAACATATGGAGCACGCGGGAGAGAATAGCAAAGTACCTCGGCATAAAAAGGGAAGAGCTCATTCATTTCATAATGGAAGCTATAGAGAATCCTAGACCATATAAAGAGGCAAAAACTGCTGAATTTTTTAAGAACTCCACAAAAGATTTCTCCCTCAAAGAGTTGCCGGTTCCGCATTACTTTCCAAAGGATGGGGGGCAGTACTTTACCTCAGCAATCTACATAGCAAAGGACGAGAATGGATTTGTAAACCTTTCATATCACAGAACAATGGTGAGAGATGAAAAAACCGGGACTGTTAGGTTAGTTCCCAGGCATCTGTATGCAATGTGGAAGGATAAGGCAGAACACGGTGAAGAGCTTGATGTTAGAATAATTGTTGGCAATCCAATCCATATCCTCCTAGCGGCAGCGACAAGCCCGCCTTATGGAGTTAGTGAGCTCAGCATTGCGTCATCTATGAGCGAGATGGCATTTGGAAAGCCCTTAGAGGTTGTAGACCTCAATGGAATTCCGGTTCCAGTTGAAAGCGAATTTGTCTTCGAGGCAAAAATTTTGCCAGAGCTTGACAAAGAGGGGCCCTTTGTTGATATAACTGGGACATATGACATTGTAAGGGAGCAGCCCGTTGTGGTTTTTGAGAAGATGTACCACGTCGAAAAACCGATTTTCCATGCATTGCTTTCTAGCGGATATGAGCACTACATGCTCATGGGACTTCCCAAGGAGCCCCAGATATACAAGAGCGTTAAGCAGGTAGTTCCAAAGGTTCATGGCGTAAGGCTGACAGAAGGTGGATGCATGTGGCTCCACGCAGTTGTGAGTATAACAAAGCAACACGATGGAGATGGGAAAAATGCTATTTTGGCAGCATTTGCTGGACATCCAAGCCTAAAGCACGTGATAGTGGTTGATGAGGACATTAACATTTACGACGATAAAGAGATAGAATGGGCAGTAGCCACGAGATTTCAAGCGGATAAGGATTTAGTTGTGATTCCTAATGCGAGGGGAAGCTCTCTTGACCCCTCTGGGGAGAAGGGCTTAACTGCTAAATGGGGTATTGATGCTACAAAACCTTTAGGCAAAAAGAAAGAGTTTGAACGGGCTAGGCTTTGAGATTTTTATTTTTATTCAGAACTTTTTTATGTGTTAAATTTCAAATTTTATGGGGTGTTTGTTATGCACAGACACTTGAAGACTTTCTTCATACTCTTCCTCTTAACTTTCTCCACAATGTGCATAGGAAAAGAAACAACGCCCCAATCTTCAACTCCAGTACATACTGTGGCTGAGGAGAACGCCTATGAAGGGTGGCTGAAGAATGAAACAAAGTATTTTGCGATCTACTACCCTCCTGTTAAGGCAGAGGGGTTTAACTTCAATATAAGGTTTCTTCTAGTTGGGATTGATTACGTGTACGAAAGCTATGCAAAAGCCTTTGGAAAAGCTCCAGAAAAAATTGAGCTTTACATATATCCCTCCGAGGACGATCTAAAGTTTGACTACTCGACTGATCTCCCCTGGTATATAGAGGGAAACAAAATATTTACCTTTATTGAGAAGGACGCCAAAAGTCTTGACTACTACAACGTAGAAAGTGCACTGATAGCGTATTTAACCGGAAAAGTGAATGGGCTAACTTTTGTATTTCCTCTCCTGGGGGAACTCTACTTCAGGGGAGCCGATTACTCAGGGCTTTCCTTTGATGAGCTCTTGTCCTTGGTAGACAGCAGAGACGTTAGTAAGATTAAGGAACAAGAGGGGAGCATGGTTGACTTTGTGGCCTTTCTTGTCCACAAATATGGTGTTAATGAGGTATTGAGGCTTCTTGAAACCGATACTCCCTCCAAGATAATAAAAAGCCTCCCCAACGCTGAAGAAGAGTACAACGAGTTCATCAGATGGTTCTGGGGAGGCGGAATCTTAGAGGGCTCTTCCGAGCTTGAGGAGATGAATCTTACAGTAAGCGTTGATGAAGAAAGTGCATTTTTCTTGGCAAATGGAAGCTTCAAGGTTAAGTATACTAAGGAGTACTATCCGGTTTTCTTCAAGATGGTCTACCTTGACCTAAAAGCAATGAACACCCAGTATCTGCAGAGCTTCACTTTCCTGCTCCCCTATGAACGAAAAAATGTGTATGAGCTATCCTATATTGGAAACTTCAGCGTTCAGCCATTGACGTATGATGAGAACATTAACTACTTCCTCTCCGGGATGTTTATGACACCCAACCTGACCCTGCTTTTCGACT is a genomic window containing:
- a CDS encoding UbiD family decarboxylase produces the protein MIREILNQFHDELIIVEKPASKKFEITSYLLQHKTKPVLFKDVDGWEVAGNIWSTRERIAKYLGIKREELIHFIMEAIENPRPYKEAKTAEFFKNSTKDFSLKELPVPHYFPKDGGQYFTSAIYIAKDENGFVNLSYHRTMVRDEKTGTVRLVPRHLYAMWKDKAEHGEELDVRIIVGNPIHILLAAATSPPYGVSELSIASSMSEMAFGKPLEVVDLNGIPVPVESEFVFEAKILPELDKEGPFVDITGTYDIVREQPVVVFEKMYHVEKPIFHALLSSGYEHYMLMGLPKEPQIYKSVKQVVPKVHGVRLTEGGCMWLHAVVSITKQHDGDGKNAILAAFAGHPSLKHVIVVDEDINIYDDKEIEWAVATRFQADKDLVVIPNARGSSLDPSGEKGLTAKWGIDATKPLGKKKEFERARL